The following proteins are co-located in the Lentibacillus sp. JNUCC-1 genome:
- a CDS encoding PucR family transcriptional regulator: MHLTVEDVMKLPLLQTSDLVTGQEVLGARQVEWVSVIEGAVEDFVRDNELILTMGMDCENQPDKLFSFVREVYESGASALGIAVGRYIFDIPDSVIDFARHNRFIIMVIPWEIRFSDIQRAVMAELNAWQEDVANRSRRIQKRLIDLVVQGKALSDIVQYAERSLGWRIVFVDKNEKIIPDIDRAYRLADLWAERQSVDEDAILEPVSQHIEQTYHDEQHLLKKSISAGGVNQGSFIIMLPKGVRATGNVLHILEYLSAAAALWKSREDAIVHTENRLRNDFIWNLAKTPGYLTDHIHTRAKILGYNLYLPYVCIVGFLENVDELSEARYDDPQYGLESLIFYMEEEIRYACGIVSKQATFTFDDDVLIIFFEAEDEGIHGSVHYFLDLVEKRMNALIPGVVFSWGIGKHEDGIMVFHNSYQKARAALDMGRRQKGKGERVHYEDTQLNRLMLTLAGHEDIQDIMFKTVAPLIRHDRDRGADLIETFNVYMSQNSNVSRSARILNLHRQSLLYRLRKIESLTGLSLVNPDDVFLLQFSVKVWQTGVLSDKLPDS; encoded by the coding sequence GTGCATCTAACCGTTGAAGATGTGATGAAACTGCCGCTTTTGCAAACGAGTGATCTCGTGACGGGTCAAGAGGTGTTAGGAGCGCGTCAGGTTGAGTGGGTGTCGGTGATTGAGGGAGCTGTAGAGGATTTCGTGCGAGATAACGAACTGATCCTTACCATGGGAATGGATTGTGAGAACCAGCCTGACAAATTGTTTTCATTTGTGAGAGAGGTTTATGAATCAGGAGCTTCTGCGCTTGGAATTGCGGTAGGAAGATACATATTTGACATACCTGACTCTGTTATTGATTTTGCCAGGCATAACCGGTTTATCATTATGGTGATCCCTTGGGAAATTCGTTTTTCTGACATACAACGTGCTGTGATGGCGGAATTGAATGCTTGGCAGGAAGATGTCGCTAATCGATCACGCAGGATTCAAAAAAGACTTATCGACCTTGTTGTGCAAGGAAAAGCTTTATCCGATATTGTCCAATATGCAGAACGGTCATTGGGTTGGCGCATTGTTTTTGTAGATAAAAATGAAAAAATCATACCTGATATAGATCGTGCCTACAGGTTGGCTGATTTATGGGCTGAACGGCAATCTGTGGATGAGGATGCTATCCTTGAACCTGTGTCCCAGCATATTGAACAGACTTATCACGATGAACAGCATTTGCTTAAAAAATCTATATCAGCAGGAGGCGTTAATCAAGGCAGCTTCATTATAATGCTGCCGAAAGGGGTGCGGGCCACCGGGAATGTTTTGCACATCTTGGAATATTTATCAGCTGCTGCTGCCTTATGGAAGTCTCGTGAGGATGCTATTGTTCATACGGAAAATCGGCTGCGGAATGACTTTATCTGGAATCTTGCCAAAACGCCTGGCTATTTAACAGACCACATTCACACCCGGGCAAAAATTCTTGGCTATAACCTCTATTTACCTTACGTGTGTATTGTTGGTTTTTTGGAAAATGTCGATGAACTATCAGAAGCGCGTTATGATGACCCGCAATATGGCCTTGAGAGTCTCATTTTTTATATGGAAGAAGAGATCCGCTATGCATGCGGGATTGTCAGCAAACAGGCGACTTTTACATTTGATGACGATGTGCTGATTATATTCTTTGAGGCAGAGGACGAAGGCATACACGGCTCTGTTCATTACTTTTTGGACCTTGTTGAAAAGCGGATGAATGCGCTGATTCCAGGGGTTGTATTTTCCTGGGGCATTGGCAAGCATGAAGACGGCATTATGGTCTTTCACAACAGCTACCAAAAAGCCCGCGCCGCTCTAGATATGGGGCGACGGCAAAAAGGTAAGGGCGAGCGTGTGCACTATGAGGATACGCAGTTGAATAGGCTGATGCTGACGCTCGCAGGCCATGAGGATATTCAGGACATTATGTTTAAAACGGTGGCCCCGTTGATCAGGCATGATCGGGATCGAGGTGCAGATTTGATTGAGACCTTCAATGTGTACATGAGCCAAAACAGCAATGTCAGCCGATCTGCACGGATTCTGAATTTACACAGGCAGTCTTTGTTGTACAGATTGCGTAAAATTGAATCACTCACAGGACTGTCGCTCGTTAATCCGGATGATGTGTTTCTATTGCAATTTAGTGTGAAGGTATGGCAGACAGGTGTATTAAGCGATAAACTGCCTGATTCATGA
- a CDS encoding sugar nucleotide-binding protein yields MKICIFGADGYVGASVYKRAKNIPGAEVTGVDLLRQSPFSEVSQLDVNDPEAFSELYKQEDPDVVVWSVMSGFDEDRLIEQGLIHVINHLKPETKLVYMSTDFVFGEGDGPYTEEAPLSKLPEDHLFSTYNNAKVKAERLINNELNNFVILRAGPIYGENDVGKWDDRTEELLYQLRSGREIEQREDLVRTFVHVRDLADTIIDMVQNNDKGIYHVGPKTDKSYYEFMQTVAKENGFSPSLIKKDTKPEEPDYEIPKNTALDTQKINQAVKVGYR; encoded by the coding sequence ATGAAAATATGTATATTTGGAGCAGATGGTTATGTAGGCGCATCCGTTTATAAGCGCGCGAAAAATATTCCTGGGGCAGAAGTTACCGGCGTTGACCTGCTTAGACAAAGCCCCTTCTCAGAAGTGAGTCAGCTTGATGTCAACGATCCAGAAGCTTTCTCAGAGCTTTATAAACAGGAGGACCCCGATGTTGTGGTCTGGTCAGTTATGAGCGGTTTTGATGAAGACCGTCTGATTGAACAAGGGCTCATACATGTGATTAATCATCTTAAGCCGGAAACAAAGCTGGTTTATATGTCAACCGACTTTGTTTTTGGAGAAGGAGACGGACCATATACAGAAGAAGCGCCATTGTCCAAACTGCCGGAGGATCACTTGTTCAGCACGTACAACAATGCCAAAGTTAAAGCAGAGCGCTTAATCAATAATGAATTGAACAACTTTGTGATCCTTCGTGCCGGTCCAATTTATGGTGAGAATGACGTTGGGAAATGGGATGACAGGACAGAAGAACTGTTGTATCAGCTGCGATCAGGACGTGAAATCGAACAGCGCGAAGATCTTGTGCGGACATTTGTCCATGTCCGGGATCTGGCCGACACAATCATAGACATGGTTCAGAATAATGACAAGGGCATCTATCATGTCGGTCCTAAAACAGATAAGAGCTATTACGAATTTATGCAAACCGTTGCTAAAGAGAATGGTTTCAGTCCGTCCCTTATCAAAAAAGACACCAAACCTGAAGAACCGGATTACGAAATCCCGAAAAACACAGCTTTGGATACCCAAAAAATTAACCAGGCAGTCAAAGTCGGCTACCGTTAA
- a CDS encoding acyltransferase family protein, translating to MIDVRDAYFDNARVLLIFLVVFGHVMQPYTGDSAALNTLYMWLYTFHMPAFILIAGFFAKGSGNMSYIKNLIKKLLVPYVIFQVVYTGYYFLLGKSGWESGLFHPQWSLWFLFSLFSWHILLILFKKWPPILGMLIAVQVGLIVGYFGDIGQAFSLSRTFVFFPFFLMGYWVTKEHLMKLKQTPVKVASIVIMVLVAVGIALAPDFNSGWLLASKSYDILGEPTFGGVGRLLIYITSALMTASVLAWVPRRSFSFTKVGVYTLYVYLLHGFLIQFLRVKDIEVSIFDSALDVLVFTGVAALIVYVLSTKPIRLITEPLIEGRVSGWKKLKAAQTTNIKKAS from the coding sequence GTGATTGACGTGAGAGATGCTTATTTTGACAACGCGAGGGTGCTGCTCATATTTCTCGTCGTGTTCGGACATGTGATGCAGCCGTATACAGGTGATTCAGCAGCATTGAACACGCTCTATATGTGGCTTTACACGTTCCACATGCCAGCATTTATACTGATCGCAGGTTTTTTTGCAAAAGGTTCAGGGAATATGTCCTATATAAAGAATCTCATAAAAAAGCTATTAGTACCGTATGTGATATTTCAGGTCGTTTACACCGGCTACTACTTCCTGCTCGGTAAGTCAGGTTGGGAATCTGGGCTTTTTCACCCTCAATGGTCATTGTGGTTTTTGTTCAGCTTGTTCAGCTGGCACATCCTACTGATTTTATTCAAAAAATGGCCGCCAATTCTCGGAATGCTGATCGCCGTGCAGGTTGGATTGATTGTCGGCTACTTCGGAGATATCGGCCAGGCGTTCAGCTTATCCCGGACATTCGTATTCTTCCCGTTTTTCTTAATGGGTTACTGGGTCACAAAGGAACACCTGATGAAACTCAAGCAGACGCCAGTGAAAGTGGCTTCAATCGTGATAATGGTCTTAGTCGCTGTGGGTATTGCGTTGGCACCGGACTTTAATTCAGGATGGCTGCTGGCTTCCAAGTCCTATGACATTCTGGGAGAACCGACATTTGGCGGTGTGGGTCGCTTGCTTATTTATATTACAAGTGCCTTGATGACCGCTAGTGTGCTCGCTTGGGTGCCAAGAAGATCGTTCTCATTTACCAAAGTCGGGGTTTACACATTATATGTCTATCTGCTGCATGGTTTTCTGATCCAGTTCCTGCGGGTAAAGGATATAGAAGTCAGCATATTTGACAGTGCACTCGATGTCTTGGTGTTTACCGGGGTGGCAGCGCTGATCGTTTATGTATTGTCGACAAAACCGATTCGCCTGATTACAGAACCACTCATAGAAGGCCGTGTATCCGGCTGGAAAAAATTAAAAGCAGCTCAAACAACGAACATTAAAAAAGCATCTTAA
- the ku gene encoding non-homologous end joining protein Ku, which produces MHTMWKGTISFGLVNIPVKMHAATEDKDIRFRQLHTVCQSPIKYEKVCPACERDVANDEIVKGYEYAKNQFVLLEEEDLASIKGEKGEQTVEIMDFVELNEIDPIYFQKSYYLSPNEGGSKAYGLLRSALADTGKIGVAKMMIRSKEQLAVIRIYKQALVVETIHYPDEVRRAEDVPNVPDDVDMGKKELDTAKMLIEQLTTEFKPENYQDDYREAVLNLIEAKKNNEDITTAPTKPQNDQVSNLMDALQASLDKAKQDKPKPKPAKPKRKKTTATTKKKTASKS; this is translated from the coding sequence ATGCACACCATGTGGAAAGGAACGATCAGTTTTGGCCTTGTCAATATTCCTGTCAAAATGCATGCCGCAACAGAAGACAAGGACATTAGATTCCGTCAGTTGCACACTGTCTGTCAGTCCCCAATTAAATATGAAAAGGTCTGCCCGGCTTGTGAACGAGACGTGGCAAATGACGAAATTGTAAAGGGGTACGAATACGCGAAGAATCAATTCGTTCTGCTTGAGGAAGAAGACCTGGCATCCATTAAGGGCGAAAAAGGTGAGCAGACCGTTGAAATTATGGACTTTGTGGAGCTTAATGAGATTGACCCGATCTATTTTCAAAAAAGCTATTATTTATCACCAAATGAAGGCGGTTCGAAAGCATATGGACTGCTGCGATCTGCTCTAGCTGACACTGGAAAAATCGGTGTGGCCAAGATGATGATACGTTCCAAAGAACAGCTCGCCGTCATCCGTATCTACAAGCAGGCCCTTGTGGTCGAAACAATTCATTATCCAGATGAAGTGCGACGCGCAGAAGACGTCCCGAATGTTCCGGATGACGTTGACATGGGAAAGAAAGAACTTGATACAGCCAAAATGCTGATCGAACAGCTGACAACCGAGTTCAAACCCGAGAACTATCAGGACGACTATCGAGAGGCTGTCCTCAACCTCATCGAAGCGAAGAAAAACAACGAAGACATCACAACTGCACCAACGAAACCGCAGAATGATCAAGTGAGTAACCTAATGGATGCACTCCAAGCTTCACTCGATAAAGCCAAACAAGACAAACCTAAACCAAAACCAGCAAAACCAAAACGCAAAAAAACAACAGCAACCACCAAAAAGAAAACAGCATCAAAATCCTAA
- the ligD gene encoding DNA ligase D yields MQQVMKPVARAEWPVGQEWLYEVKYDGFRCVLDWDGNSVSLTSKYGKDLSTKFPEITEDVRESFAAKPPLTLDGELVILNTPLQANFSLLQQRGRLKNAGTIAEKANMRPATYMAFDLVKHNGNDDTQVPFSKRKKQLKDLIGTGGLRLRYVPATRDINALWQDVFVHRGEGIIAKRKTGTYQKGKQHHSWFKVKNWRTIKGVLTGYNTSNGYFTVQVKDGDHWREIGKCKHGLDAESRNTLEQFFKAHGKAHKGQLELPPAIEAGIHTLDLYEAELREPEFVRVGPLTEQWTADQLEHDLALYPESVDLSNADKLFWPDALLSKGDMLIFLRKIAPYMLPFLKDRALTLIRFPDGVTGTHFYQKHLPDYAPDFFKRSGSGDDVLIQCRTLQELIWLGNHGTLEYHMPFQMIGKPMPSEIVFDLDPPDREQMKLAVKAAHLIKQLLDGLHLASFIKTSGGKGLQIHIPLPDSALSYEDTALFTEAIAKTVEQAQPDLFTTERMKNKRKGRLYIDYVQHGKDKTIIAPYSPRSSAEGTVATPLFWHEVTEDLRPEAFTIENVVSRVQTMGCPFADYFTVGKEQKLEALLERIK; encoded by the coding sequence ATGCAACAGGTGATGAAGCCGGTAGCGAGAGCTGAGTGGCCGGTTGGGCAAGAATGGTTATATGAAGTGAAGTATGATGGGTTTCGGTGTGTGCTTGACTGGGACGGCAATTCAGTTTCACTGACGAGCAAGTATGGCAAGGATCTTTCGACTAAGTTTCCTGAGATTACAGAAGACGTCCGTGAAAGTTTTGCTGCCAAGCCGCCATTGACACTGGACGGCGAACTCGTTATTTTAAACACCCCATTGCAAGCCAATTTCTCGCTGCTGCAACAGCGCGGACGGTTGAAAAACGCTGGAACGATTGCTGAAAAAGCCAACATGCGTCCAGCGACTTATATGGCATTTGATCTGGTAAAACATAATGGGAATGATGATACTCAAGTTCCTTTTTCTAAAAGAAAAAAGCAACTGAAAGACTTGATTGGCACGGGTGGATTGCGTTTGCGCTATGTACCAGCGACGCGAGACATTAACGCTTTATGGCAGGACGTATTTGTTCACCGGGGTGAAGGCATCATTGCCAAACGGAAGACGGGTACATATCAGAAAGGCAAGCAGCACCATAGTTGGTTCAAAGTGAAAAATTGGCGCACCATCAAAGGTGTTCTGACCGGTTACAACACTTCGAACGGATATTTTACTGTACAAGTAAAAGACGGGGATCATTGGCGTGAGATCGGTAAATGCAAACATGGGCTGGATGCAGAATCCAGAAACACGCTTGAGCAATTTTTCAAGGCTCATGGGAAAGCGCACAAAGGTCAACTGGAACTGCCTCCAGCGATTGAGGCTGGAATTCACACGTTGGATTTGTATGAGGCTGAACTGAGGGAGCCGGAATTCGTTCGTGTCGGACCTTTAACAGAGCAATGGACTGCGGACCAGCTGGAACACGACTTAGCCTTGTATCCAGAATCAGTCGACCTCTCGAACGCCGATAAGTTGTTCTGGCCGGATGCCTTGCTCTCGAAAGGCGATATGCTTATTTTCTTGCGGAAAATAGCACCTTATATGCTGCCTTTTCTTAAAGACAGAGCGCTCACCCTCATCCGCTTCCCTGATGGTGTTACGGGCACACACTTTTATCAAAAACATCTGCCAGATTATGCACCGGACTTTTTCAAAAGGTCGGGCAGCGGGGATGACGTATTGATCCAGTGCCGGACATTACAAGAGCTTATATGGCTTGGCAACCACGGGACACTTGAGTATCACATGCCCTTTCAAATGATCGGAAAGCCTATGCCCTCTGAAATCGTGTTTGACCTCGATCCGCCTGACCGGGAACAGATGAAACTCGCCGTGAAAGCTGCCCACCTGATTAAACAGCTCCTTGATGGGCTGCATCTTGCATCTTTTATTAAAACATCTGGCGGAAAAGGTCTGCAGATTCACATTCCATTGCCTGACTCAGCGCTCAGTTACGAAGATACAGCTCTTTTCACAGAAGCGATTGCCAAAACAGTCGAACAGGCGCAACCGGATCTGTTTACGACCGAGCGGATGAAAAACAAGCGCAAGGGTCGGCTTTATATCGACTATGTTCAGCATGGCAAAGACAAAACGATCATTGCACCGTATTCACCCCGAAGTTCGGCGGAAGGAACCGTGGCCACGCCGTTATTCTGGCATGAAGTAACAGAAGACCTGCGTCCGGAAGCTTTTACAATTGAAAACGTTGTGTCCAGGGTTCAAACAATGGGGTGTCCTTTTGCCGATTATTTTACGGTCGGGAAAGAACAGAAGCTGGAGGCGCTGTTGGAGCGGATCAAGTGA
- a CDS encoding DUF488 domain-containing protein, producing MPVNLKRIYDDAEEKDGYRVLVDGIWPRGMAKEDAKINEWLKEIAPSNDLRKWFGHDPDKWEDFKSKYKQELESGKQQEALETLKQRTREHNKNLTLLFGAKDEQHNQAQVLKEIVDHQPGK from the coding sequence ATGCCAGTTAATTTGAAACGCATTTATGATGATGCAGAGGAAAAAGACGGTTACCGGGTATTGGTGGATGGCATTTGGCCAAGAGGAATGGCCAAAGAGGATGCGAAAATTAATGAATGGCTGAAGGAAATTGCTCCATCCAATGACCTGCGCAAATGGTTTGGCCATGATCCGGACAAGTGGGAAGATTTCAAGTCCAAGTATAAACAGGAGCTTGAGAGCGGCAAGCAACAGGAAGCACTGGAAACCTTGAAACAGCGGACACGGGAACACAACAAAAATCTTACATTGCTCTTCGGTGCAAAAGATGAGCAGCACAACCAGGCTCAGGTGTTAAAAGAAATTGTTGATCATCAGCCTGGAAAGTAA